The following coding sequences lie in one Synechococcus sp. PCC 7336 genomic window:
- a CDS encoding amidohydrolase family protein yields the protein MYQGLPVIDADAHKLENPLVMLDYLEPEYHDRIGLVIDKLGDQRARIVDFNPATGENDLVHLFPKPQGLGKGVFRGLHPDTTLGAMFNRIRIEHMDREGIDIHAIFGTLNLIFSSILDKDLAIALCRAYNTYMADDCRGYDNRLKPVGVIPLQDTDEAVKEMYRCVNELGMVSVGVAPNLPIPHPKAPQAFPEIRTCKSISHPDFRPILQAAVDLDIGLGIHGAPGSSMVGGIADHMETFVLGHIFVQRNQQQMALARMVFDGAFEQFPTLRVGFFEGGCGWLPDLAHAFHEHWEKRIRDFDPKNPYKPPLVDFTKLLIQERGGRDSTSIISKAKNLFELLWNAERDATQMDDSTLYEHYDLRHRDPLEYFDRGQIFTSFESDDPAPAYLPVAMGEVGKRLACFSGDYGHWDGVLQDCVKSAATAADYDREHLGLLLGGNALAFYGDRLRQSMPQELEPVAAVGAGA from the coding sequence ATGTACCAAGGTTTGCCAGTGATTGATGCGGATGCCCATAAGTTGGAAAATCCGCTCGTCATGCTGGATTATTTGGAGCCGGAGTACCACGATCGCATCGGCTTAGTTATCGATAAATTAGGCGATCAAAGGGCGCGGATTGTCGACTTTAACCCCGCAACGGGTGAAAACGACCTCGTACACCTGTTTCCCAAGCCTCAGGGACTGGGCAAAGGGGTGTTTCGCGGCTTGCACCCGGACACCACCCTGGGGGCAATGTTCAATCGCATCCGCATCGAGCATATGGATCGAGAAGGGATCGATATCCACGCTATTTTCGGCACGCTCAATCTGATCTTCTCCAGCATTCTCGATAAGGATTTGGCGATCGCCCTCTGTCGTGCCTACAACACCTACATGGCCGATGACTGTCGAGGATACGACAATCGCCTCAAACCCGTTGGGGTAATTCCGCTCCAAGACACCGACGAAGCCGTCAAAGAAATGTATCGCTGCGTCAACGAACTCGGCATGGTCAGCGTCGGAGTCGCGCCCAACTTGCCTATTCCCCATCCCAAGGCTCCCCAGGCTTTCCCAGAAATTCGCACCTGCAAATCCATTAGCCATCCCGATTTCCGGCCCATTCTCCAAGCCGCCGTCGATCTGGATATCGGTCTGGGCATTCACGGTGCTCCTGGCTCCTCGATGGTGGGAGGCATTGCCGACCACATGGAAACCTTTGTTCTGGGTCATATTTTCGTGCAGCGCAACCAGCAGCAAATGGCTCTGGCTCGCATGGTGTTTGACGGAGCCTTCGAGCAATTCCCGACGCTGCGGGTGGGATTTTTTGAAGGGGGTTGCGGTTGGCTCCCCGATCTAGCCCACGCCTTCCACGAGCATTGGGAAAAGCGCATCCGCGATTTCGATCCCAAGAACCCCTATAAACCCCCGCTGGTGGACTTCACCAAGCTATTGATTCAAGAGCGGGGCGGGCGCGACAGCACCAGCATCATTAGCAAAGCGAAGAACTTATTCGAGCTGTTATGGAATGCCGAGCGGGACGCCACCCAGATGGACGATTCCACCCTCTACGAGCACTACGATCTGCGCCATCGCGACCCCTTGGAGTATTTCGATCGCGGTCAAATCTTTACGTCGTTTGAGTCTGACGATCCCGCTCCGGCATACCTGCCAGTTGCGATGGGAGAGGTGGGCAAGCGTCTGGCCTGCTTCTCGGGCGATTACGGTCACTGGGATGGAGTGCTGCAAGATTGCGTCAAGAGTGCTGCAACCGCAGCCGATTACGATCGCGAGCATTTGGGCCTACTGTTGGGGGGTAATGCCCTGGCCTTTTATGGCGATCGCCTACGCCAATCTATGCCGCAGGAACTCGAACCTGTCGCTGCAGTTGGAGCGGGGGCATAG
- a CDS encoding aminotransferase class I/II-fold pyridoxal phosphate-dependent enzyme produces the protein MEVVEEYMQGLHGSGLYPDKFVCHNKQGNWVDLEEASTGKRHRVLTFCTNDVLGLVQSEAVRQAAIDAVLQYGTSNSSCSVLSGRIDLHRQLEAEISAFKHLPHTQLFLNAWMALQALMDGFCHLAIPIPGFRHTRETLILTDVLNHGCIVSAVVNAGNRSGKMFGYSPEVRVKAYRHCDMNDLARKLRRYAKPGDRIVVISDAVFSMDGDIVPLPDMLDVLEPYPGSMVVMDEAHASGAIGPQGGGIYDHFGIHPQAVLDRGIVPVIMTTFSKFAASAGAAISSHSSNLIDLLDVSPTSIGTISLPPPTTAAALESIRQVRQNPHLVTTLQANTRYLRSRLVEADFEAIGETNVIPVLLPPELDPKTFSQHLMEQYQLWVSPIWFIAKPRLRITANALHTREEMDRLVGAMTATRKLLYKPTVVVSA, from the coding sequence GTGGAAGTTGTAGAAGAGTACATGCAAGGGCTGCACGGTAGCGGCCTCTATCCCGATAAGTTTGTTTGTCACAACAAACAAGGCAACTGGGTAGATCTAGAAGAAGCTTCCACTGGCAAGCGGCATCGGGTGCTGACCTTTTGCACCAACGATGTGTTGGGTCTGGTGCAATCAGAAGCTGTGCGCCAAGCCGCGATCGATGCCGTCCTGCAATACGGCACTTCTAACAGTTCCTGTTCGGTGTTGAGCGGTCGCATCGATCTCCACCGACAGCTAGAAGCAGAAATTTCCGCCTTCAAGCACCTGCCCCACACCCAGCTCTTCCTCAATGCTTGGATGGCCCTTCAAGCTTTGATGGATGGCTTCTGCCATTTAGCCATCCCGATTCCCGGCTTCCGGCACACCCGCGAAACCCTGATTCTGACAGACGTGCTCAATCACGGCTGCATCGTCTCCGCCGTAGTCAATGCGGGCAATCGCTCCGGCAAGATGTTTGGCTACAGTCCCGAAGTCAGAGTTAAAGCCTATCGCCATTGCGATATGAATGATTTGGCCCGCAAACTGCGCCGCTATGCCAAACCGGGCGATCGCATTGTGGTGATTTCCGATGCCGTCTTTTCGATGGACGGAGATATCGTTCCCCTACCCGATATGCTGGATGTGTTGGAACCCTACCCGGGCAGCATGGTGGTGATGGACGAGGCTCACGCCAGTGGGGCAATTGGTCCCCAGGGGGGCGGCATCTACGATCACTTCGGCATCCATCCCCAAGCTGTTCTCGATCGCGGCATTGTGCCCGTCATCATGACGACATTCTCGAAATTCGCCGCTTCTGCCGGGGCCGCCATTAGCAGCCATTCCAGCAATCTGATCGACCTATTAGACGTCTCCCCCACCTCCATCGGCACCATTTCCCTACCGCCCCCCACCACCGCTGCCGCCCTCGAAAGCATCCGTCAAGTGCGCCAAAATCCCCATTTGGTAACGACACTGCAGGCCAATACTCGCTATTTGCGATCGCGTCTCGTGGAAGCAGACTTCGAAGCGATCGGCGAAACCAACGTGATCCCGGTGCTCTTGCCCCCCGAGCTCGATCCCAAGACCTTCTCTCAGCATTTGATGGAGCAATACCAACTGTGGGTATCTCCCATTTGGTTTATCGCCAAACCCCGCCTGCGCATTACCGCTAACGCCCTCCACACCCGCGAAGAAATGGACCGGCTGGTGGGTGCCATGACCGCGACGCGGAAGCTGTTGTACAAACCGACCGTGGTTGTCTCTGCCTGA
- a CDS encoding NAD-dependent epimerase/dehydratase family protein, whose translation MKALVTGANGFTGSHLVKALERHGASVVGLVRRTSNCDRLNGSGLERVYGDIADREAIATAMQDVDTVFHLAAYVDLGLVDETEMARVNLEGTRAVLETAQSQPTPPRLLYCSTIGIYGDTRGTVVDEAFQRQQTDFSSAYDRTKYRAQELVDRAAAEGLKVVSVMPSGIFGPDDPHFGPAIKLFLSGWLKGWPGGDRMTGVVHVEDLVEAMILAVERGTPGEHYILSASELSLRDMFAILSRETGIPVPAEIPQPLVRAIGNILDPIGRLFKWNPPLGRERIHYLYDRCVRVSGAKAKRELGWQPRSIEATLQDILDQLRSTN comes from the coding sequence ATGAAAGCACTGGTGACTGGGGCAAACGGATTTACGGGCTCGCACCTGGTGAAGGCGCTGGAACGGCACGGAGCCAGTGTGGTGGGTCTGGTGCGGCGAACGAGCAACTGCGATCGCCTGAACGGCTCTGGGCTAGAGCGAGTCTACGGCGATATCGCCGATCGCGAGGCGATCGCAACCGCAATGCAGGATGTCGATACTGTCTTTCACCTCGCCGCCTATGTGGATTTGGGGCTGGTGGACGAAACGGAAATGGCCAGAGTGAATCTGGAGGGCACCCGCGCAGTACTGGAAACAGCACAGAGCCAGCCCACTCCGCCCAGACTGCTCTACTGCAGCACCATCGGCATCTACGGCGATACTCGGGGGACCGTGGTGGATGAAGCCTTCCAACGGCAACAGACAGATTTCTCTTCCGCTTACGATCGCACCAAATATCGCGCTCAAGAGCTGGTCGATCGCGCTGCTGCAGAGGGGCTAAAGGTTGTAAGCGTCATGCCGTCCGGCATCTTTGGCCCCGACGATCCCCACTTCGGCCCTGCCATCAAACTCTTCCTCTCCGGCTGGTTGAAGGGTTGGCCGGGGGGCGATCGCATGACGGGTGTGGTGCATGTGGAGGATCTGGTGGAAGCGATGATTCTTGCAGTCGAACGGGGCACCCCCGGCGAGCATTACATCCTCTCCGCCAGCGAGCTGTCCTTACGGGACATGTTTGCCATTCTCAGTCGCGAAACAGGAATTCCCGTTCCTGCCGAAATTCCCCAACCGTTGGTGCGGGCGATCGGCAATATCCTCGACCCAATCGGACGCCTATTCAAGTGGAATCCGCCCCTCGGACGGGAGCGGATTCACTATCTCTACGATCGCTGTGTCAGGGTCAGTGGAGCTAAAGCCAAGCGGGAATTGGGCTGGCAGCCCCGTTCGATTGAGGCCACCCTGCAGGACATTCTCGATCAGCTTAGGTCGACCAACTAG
- a CDS encoding ABC transporter ATP-binding protein — protein MTNLQLQSLQLERSIELPSQQLSAISARGIEMVFRSGNDYCRVLKGIDLEVQQGDIQFLMGPSGSGKTTLLSILAGILTPTAGSVRILGRDITQMSRRQLAEFRRSQIGFVFQGFNLFPTLSVLENVEVALNLNGLKGEASRKQALTLLAQVDLIDKAQLMPCHLSGGQKQRVAIARALAGNPCILMADEPTASLDSHNGHAAIALLHNLAKERGCTVLVVTHDPRITEFADRIVHLEDGEIGRMEYRAVDLEALERQASWST, from the coding sequence ATGACTAATCTTCAACTACAATCACTTCAACTCGAACGTTCCATCGAGCTGCCCTCCCAACAGCTATCGGCCATTTCCGCCCGTGGAATTGAGATGGTGTTTCGGTCTGGAAACGACTACTGTCGGGTCCTCAAAGGCATCGATTTAGAGGTTCAGCAGGGAGACATTCAGTTTTTGATGGGGCCTTCGGGATCGGGCAAAACGACGTTGCTCTCGATTTTGGCAGGCATTCTGACGCCGACGGCTGGCAGCGTTCGCATCCTCGGTCGAGATATCACCCAAATGTCTCGCCGCCAACTGGCTGAGTTTCGTCGCTCGCAGATTGGATTTGTGTTTCAGGGCTTCAATTTGTTTCCTACCCTCTCGGTGCTCGAGAATGTGGAAGTGGCCCTCAATCTGAATGGGCTTAAAGGGGAAGCCTCCCGCAAGCAGGCCCTGACGTTACTGGCGCAGGTGGATTTGATAGATAAAGCACAGCTGATGCCCTGTCATTTATCGGGGGGACAAAAGCAGAGGGTCGCGATCGCTCGCGCTCTTGCAGGTAACCCCTGCATTCTGATGGCAGACGAACCGACGGCATCCCTCGACTCCCACAACGGCCATGCGGCGATCGCCCTCTTGCACAACCTCGCAAAAGAACGGGGATGCACCGTGCTGGTGGTGACCCACGATCCCCGCATTACGGAATTTGCCGATCGGATTGTGCATCTCGAAGATGGCGAAATTGGTCGGATGGAATACAGGGCTGTCGATTTAGAAGCGCTAGAGCGTCAGGCTAGTTGGTCGACCTAA
- a CDS encoding Crp/Fnr family transcriptional regulator: MHQLQPLPQFRELLEQLYRERTLTPFATGMPIPLPEEVVAIVCRGVVQLSAIHDNGDETLLGLAGPSAPIGLPLTVVDPYQAHALSPVDILYLPLAEIEASNELAAGLCRQMMARLRQAEAWLALSGKRPVSQRLRHLLTLLADDFGQEQEGRTRIAVRLTHQQLANAIGTTRVTVTRLLSAFRKENWLVFDPQRHIVVDRARLEHQSWRS; the protein is encoded by the coding sequence ATGCACCAGCTTCAACCTTTGCCTCAGTTTCGCGAACTTCTCGAGCAGTTGTACCGCGAGCGTACGCTGACTCCCTTTGCAACGGGAATGCCGATTCCATTGCCAGAGGAAGTGGTAGCGATCGTTTGTCGGGGCGTCGTGCAATTGAGCGCGATTCACGATAACGGCGACGAAACTCTGTTGGGCTTAGCCGGTCCGTCTGCTCCCATTGGCCTCCCTCTGACAGTGGTCGATCCGTATCAGGCCCATGCCCTGAGCCCTGTTGACATCCTCTACCTCCCCCTGGCAGAAATTGAAGCTTCGAATGAATTAGCAGCGGGCCTGTGCCGCCAAATGATGGCCCGCCTGCGCCAAGCAGAGGCATGGCTGGCCCTCTCGGGCAAGCGCCCCGTCTCCCAACGCTTGCGTCATTTGCTGACTCTATTGGCTGACGACTTCGGTCAGGAACAGGAGGGCCGCACTCGCATTGCCGTGCGCCTCACCCACCAGCAACTGGCCAATGCGATCGGGACCACCCGCGTCACCGTGACTCGCCTGCTGAGTGCTTTCCGCAAAGAAAACTGGTTGGTGTTCGACCCACAGCGTCACATCGTTGTCGATCGCGCTCGGCTAGAACATCAAAGTTGGAGGAGCTAG
- the acs gene encoding acetate--CoA ligase: protein MSATADSSAIESVLQEDRSFEPPAEFAAQARVQAQQFWDMTEAAKADPEQFWGELAERELHWFQPWEKVLDWNLPFAKWFVGGKLNLSYNCLDRHLDSPRRNKAALIWEGEPGDSRTLTYAQLHREVCQFANALKSLGVQKGDRVGIYLPMIPEAAIAMLACARIGAAHSVIFGGFSAEALRDRLNDAEAKAVITADGGFRKDKIVSLKPQVDLALADGKAPSVESVLVVRRTQQAIEMVQGRDHWWHELQPQMSADCPAEVMDSEDLLFILYTSGTTGTPKGVVHTTGGYNLYTHMTTQWVFDLKETDVYWCTADVGWITGHSYIVYGPLSNGATSVMFEGAPRPSKPGALWEVVEKYGVNIFYTAPTAIRTFIKAGEDIPKQYNLSSLRLLGTVGEPINPDVWMWYRRVIGGDRCPIVDTWWQTETGGIAITTLPGAAASKPGAAGFPLPGIQTDIVDRAGNSVPANRGGLLAIRAPWPGMLRNVYGDPERFRRTYFGTIEGVYFAGDGARKDEEGYHWIMGRVDDVINVSGHRLGTMEVESALVSHPAVAEAAVVGRPDDLKGEAIAAFVTLEGTQQGSNSLADELKQHVVKEIGAIARPSEIHFTEALPKTRSGKIMRRLLRNLAAGEAIAGDTSTLEDRSVLESLRLS, encoded by the coding sequence ATGAGCGCAACTGCCGATTCCAGTGCAATTGAATCTGTCCTGCAGGAAGATCGCAGCTTCGAGCCGCCAGCAGAATTTGCGGCGCAGGCGCGCGTGCAGGCCCAACAATTTTGGGACATGACTGAGGCGGCTAAGGCCGATCCCGAGCAATTTTGGGGGGAGTTGGCCGAGCGAGAATTGCACTGGTTCCAGCCTTGGGAAAAGGTACTGGACTGGAACCTTCCTTTTGCCAAATGGTTTGTCGGAGGCAAGCTGAATCTGTCTTATAACTGCCTCGATCGCCATCTCGACTCTCCCCGCCGCAACAAAGCCGCCCTGATCTGGGAAGGAGAACCCGGCGACTCCCGCACCCTCACCTATGCCCAGCTCCATCGCGAAGTGTGTCAGTTTGCCAATGCGCTGAAATCTCTAGGGGTGCAAAAGGGCGATCGCGTTGGCATTTATCTGCCAATGATCCCCGAAGCGGCGATCGCCATGTTGGCCTGCGCCCGGATTGGGGCAGCCCATTCGGTGATTTTTGGGGGGTTTAGTGCCGAGGCATTGCGCGATCGCCTCAACGATGCCGAGGCCAAAGCGGTGATTACCGCCGATGGCGGCTTCCGCAAAGACAAAATTGTTTCCCTCAAGCCCCAAGTGGATCTGGCCCTAGCGGACGGCAAAGCTCCCTCGGTCGAGAGCGTGCTGGTGGTACGGCGAACCCAGCAGGCAATTGAGATGGTGCAGGGGCGAGACCATTGGTGGCACGAGTTGCAACCGCAGATGAGCGCCGATTGTCCCGCCGAGGTGATGGACAGCGAAGACCTCCTATTCATCCTCTATACCTCTGGCACCACCGGTACCCCCAAGGGTGTGGTTCACACCACAGGCGGCTACAACCTTTACACCCACATGACGACCCAATGGGTGTTCGACCTGAAAGAGACCGACGTGTACTGGTGTACTGCCGATGTGGGTTGGATTACGGGGCACAGCTACATCGTTTACGGTCCCCTCTCCAACGGTGCAACCTCAGTCATGTTCGAAGGGGCTCCCCGTCCGTCGAAGCCCGGTGCCCTTTGGGAAGTGGTGGAAAAGTACGGCGTCAATATCTTTTACACGGCTCCGACGGCCATTCGGACCTTTATCAAGGCAGGAGAAGACATTCCCAAGCAATACAATTTGTCTTCCCTCAGACTGCTCGGAACGGTGGGGGAACCCATCAACCCGGATGTTTGGATGTGGTACCGACGCGTCATTGGGGGCGATCGCTGTCCCATTGTCGATACTTGGTGGCAAACGGAAACCGGCGGGATCGCCATTACTACCCTGCCCGGTGCCGCTGCCTCGAAACCGGGCGCTGCTGGCTTTCCCCTACCCGGCATTCAAACGGATATTGTCGATCGCGCGGGCAACTCCGTGCCTGCCAACCGAGGCGGACTGCTGGCAATTCGCGCCCCTTGGCCGGGGATGCTGCGCAATGTCTACGGCGACCCCGAACGGTTTCGGCGCACCTATTTCGGCACGATTGAGGGGGTTTACTTCGCTGGAGATGGGGCACGCAAGGATGAAGAGGGCTACCACTGGATTATGGGTCGCGTCGATGACGTGATTAATGTCTCCGGCCACCGCCTGGGCACGATGGAAGTCGAGTCGGCCTTGGTTTCCCATCCAGCGGTGGCAGAGGCTGCCGTGGTGGGTCGTCCCGATGACTTGAAGGGAGAAGCGATCGCGGCGTTTGTCACCTTAGAAGGAACGCAGCAAGGATCGAACAGTCTGGCGGACGAGCTCAAACAGCATGTGGTGAAGGAAATTGGGGCGATCGCCCGTCCCAGCGAGATTCACTTTACCGAGGCGCTGCCCAAGACGCGATCGGGCAAGATTATGCGCCGCTTGCTGCGCAATTTGGCTGCTGGGGAAGCCATTGCGGGCGATACCTCCACCCTCGAAGATCGTTCGGTACTTGAAAGTTTGCGATTGTCTTAG
- a CDS encoding Uma2 family endonuclease, translated as MNWLTGDRPPQPTVTSSPLTLQLPPSVRMTSEQFFEFCQMNRDLRIERDRLGVISILSPTGSETGNRELNLLGQLWAWTERDGSGIAFSSSAGFTLSTGAERSPDAAWMSLQRWNTLKSDQQQRFAPLCPDFVVELRSPSDNLQPLQEKLEEYIAEPGCRLGWLVDRRNQRVYIYRPRQSIKCVECPTVLSAEPELPGFELSLSKIW; from the coding sequence ATGAACTGGCTGACTGGCGATCGCCCCCCACAACCAACCGTGACATCCTCCCCCCTCACCCTTCAGCTTCCCCCCTCCGTTCGCATGACTAGCGAGCAGTTCTTTGAATTCTGTCAGATGAACCGCGACCTGCGCATTGAACGCGATCGTCTTGGAGTCATTTCAATCTTGTCCCCAACTGGTTCTGAAACCGGTAACCGCGAACTCAACCTTTTAGGCCAGTTGTGGGCTTGGACGGAACGCGACGGCAGCGGCATAGCCTTCAGCTCCAGTGCTGGCTTCACACTCTCGACGGGAGCCGAGCGATCGCCCGATGCAGCCTGGATGTCCTTACAGCGCTGGAATACCCTAAAGTCCGACCAGCAGCAGAGATTTGCCCCCCTCTGCCCGGACTTTGTTGTGGAACTGCGCTCCCCCTCCGACAACCTGCAGCCCCTGCAAGAAAAGCTGGAAGAATATATCGCAGAACCCGGCTGTCGCTTGGGCTGGCTCGTCGATCGCCGCAACCAGCGAGTTTACATCTATCGACCCAGACAATCTATTAAGTGCGTAGAGTGCCCTACAGTGCTCTCTGCCGAGCCAGAATTACCCGGCTTCGAATTGAGTTTGAGCAAGATTTGGTAG
- a CDS encoding Glu/Leu/Phe/Val dehydrogenase has product MENSLFSQASQQLAKPFQYVSLPEETLEMLKYPKASLTVSIPVRMDDGSLQVFQGYRVRYSTVRGPGKGGIRFHPNVTLDEVTSLAFWMTFKCAVVDLPFGGAKGGVTLNPKELSKFELERLSRGYIDAIADFIGPDVDIPAPDVYTNPTIMGWMMDQYSTICRHIVPGAITGKPLAMGGSLGRTEATARGAFNVISTLLPKFDRYPAYTTVAVQGFGNAGAILAELLFQAGYKVVAVSDSKGGIYAPQGLDIPSIRYQKEQSRRVQAVYCDGSVCSIVKHQQISNEQLLELDVDVLIPAALENQITEANAARIQAPFIFEVANGPVAPAADDILEERGIFVIPDILVNAGGVTVSYFEWVQNRAGQYWSEADVNGKLKQKMEGETETVYRLSKEKEISFRTAAYVHALNRLSEAIAARGTRSYYLRAT; this is encoded by the coding sequence ATGGAAAATTCCCTCTTTTCCCAGGCCAGCCAGCAATTAGCCAAGCCCTTCCAGTACGTTTCGCTGCCGGAAGAAACGCTGGAGATGTTGAAGTATCCGAAAGCCTCCTTAACCGTTTCGATTCCAGTTCGCATGGACGATGGGTCGTTGCAGGTGTTTCAGGGATATCGGGTGCGCTACAGTACAGTGCGCGGTCCCGGTAAGGGGGGCATTCGCTTCCATCCCAACGTTACGTTGGACGAGGTCACCAGTCTGGCCTTTTGGATGACGTTTAAATGTGCGGTCGTGGATCTGCCATTTGGCGGCGCCAAGGGGGGAGTGACCCTCAATCCGAAAGAACTGTCGAAATTCGAGTTAGAGCGCTTGAGTCGGGGCTATATTGACGCGATCGCCGATTTTATCGGTCCAGATGTAGACATTCCCGCGCCAGATGTGTACACGAATCCGACCATTATGGGCTGGATGATGGACCAATACAGCACCATCTGCCGCCATATCGTGCCGGGGGCCATTACCGGCAAGCCGCTGGCGATGGGAGGTAGTTTGGGGCGCACCGAGGCGACGGCACGGGGGGCGTTTAATGTCATTAGTACGCTGTTGCCCAAGTTCGATCGCTATCCCGCCTACACCACAGTGGCCGTTCAGGGGTTTGGCAATGCGGGCGCAATTTTAGCCGAACTCCTGTTTCAGGCAGGATACAAGGTAGTGGCCGTGAGCGATTCCAAGGGAGGGATTTACGCGCCACAGGGGCTGGATATTCCCAGTATTCGCTATCAGAAGGAGCAGTCGCGCCGGGTGCAAGCCGTGTATTGCGACGGTAGTGTGTGCAGCATCGTGAAGCACCAGCAAATCTCCAACGAACAACTGTTGGAATTGGATGTGGATGTGCTGATTCCAGCGGCTTTAGAAAACCAAATTACAGAGGCCAATGCAGCTCGAATCCAGGCTCCATTTATCTTCGAGGTGGCCAATGGTCCGGTCGCACCGGCTGCCGACGACATTCTGGAGGAGCGAGGGATTTTTGTGATTCCCGATATTTTGGTGAATGCGGGTGGGGTGACGGTGAGTTATTTCGAGTGGGTACAAAATCGCGCGGGGCAATATTGGTCGGAGGCAGATGTGAATGGGAAGTTAAAGCAGAAGATGGAGGGTGAAACAGAGACGGTGTACCGCTTGAGTAAAGAGAAAGAGATTTCGTTCAGAACGGCGGCTTACGTCCACGCCTTAAACCGCTTGAGTGAGGCGATCGCCGCTCGCGGCACGCGCAGCTATTATTTGCGCGCGACGTGA
- a CDS encoding antitoxin family protein, which translates to MTIVVTAIYERGVLKPTEPIPLEEGERVEIAVTSQTSSIQPTAPADLLAAIANLPLENEAPFSGQDHDSILYPDSNHCP; encoded by the coding sequence ATGACGATTGTCGTCACAGCCATTTACGAACGCGGAGTCCTCAAACCCACCGAGCCCATCCCCCTTGAAGAGGGCGAGCGGGTGGAGATTGCTGTTACCTCACAAACATCCTCAATCCAACCAACAGCCCCTGCCGATCTCCTTGCAGCGATCGCCAACCTGCCTTTAGAAAACGAAGCCCCCTTCTCAGGACAAGACCACGACAGCATTCTCTACCCAGACTCCAACCATTGCCCATGA
- a CDS encoding type II toxin-antitoxin system VapC family toxin has protein sequence MIFVDTGAWYASIVPSDSNHPAAATGLAQSTQILLTTDYVIDETLTLLRARRESQRAIALGDLSSMALHGPHPRPLSLGRGEQQPQTLNLPFCSPAPKITADATLREGARGSSLPPIRR, from the coding sequence ATGATTTTTGTGGATACCGGAGCCTGGTATGCCAGCATCGTCCCATCTGACAGCAACCATCCAGCCGCAGCAACTGGGTTAGCCCAAAGCACTCAAATCCTGCTGACCACCGATTACGTCATCGACGAAACCCTCACCCTCTTGAGGGCAAGAAGAGAATCCCAACGAGCAATCGCCCTGGGCGACCTGAGTTCGATGGCGCTGCATGGCCCTCACCCCCGGCCCCTCTCCCTGGGGAGAGGGGAGCAACAGCCTCAAACCCTCAATCTACCGTTCTGTTCCCCTGCCCCCAAAATTACGGCTGACGCCACGCTTCGCGAGGGGGCTAGGGGATCGAGTCTTCCGCCAATTCGCCGATAA